Proteins co-encoded in one Armatimonadota bacterium genomic window:
- a CDS encoding S41 family peptidase, with amino-acid sequence MRRRCLPLLVAALLAVGVLAPPATAQPADYGLTLFLETYRVVRDESLYAPSAEVLLMGAEAGLQRLLREEGLGPTALPGLHLTGDERADVEAFVHRLEQAQGLLRLRPLAVVHAALAAMVAALRDPNSAFYAPEAFAQFVRRTRGEEFVGVGIVIEDRGGQTVITEVLEHSPASEAGLRAGDVIVAVDGVSVTGLSLEQVSQLIRGAEGTQVVLTIRRSAEEPALAFTVTRRRIQQRIVSYRLLPSGVGYLRLTQFTQTASDQVAAALRALLQEGVRGIVLDLRGNPGGLLDVSVNVASHFLDRGVVVTLDSGRGQQTPYLVRPREPKYGGPLVVLVDRGSASASEVVAGALQDAGVKLVGTRTYGKATVQAVYRFRDGSGLRLTISRYLTPAGRDIEGQGLLPDVELAGSGAPIGSADDVQLHRAVALVQQAASEPSRFAVPQSRRAPALEEPAVAVGL; translated from the coding sequence ATGCGCAGGCGCTGCCTTCCGCTGCTCGTCGCCGCGTTGCTCGCGGTGGGCGTGTTGGCGCCGCCTGCCACTGCCCAGCCCGCCGACTACGGGCTGACGCTCTTCCTGGAAACCTACCGGGTCGTCCGCGACGAGAGCCTCTATGCGCCGTCTGCCGAGGTCCTGCTCATGGGCGCCGAGGCGGGGCTGCAGCGGCTGTTGCGCGAGGAGGGCCTGGGACCCACCGCCCTGCCGGGGCTCCACCTCACGGGCGACGAGCGCGCCGACGTCGAGGCGTTCGTGCACCGGCTCGAGCAGGCCCAAGGGCTGCTGCGGCTGCGGCCGCTGGCGGTGGTGCACGCGGCGCTGGCGGCCATGGTGGCGGCGCTGCGGGATCCCAACAGCGCGTTCTACGCGCCCGAAGCGTTTGCGCAGTTCGTGCGCCGCACGCGGGGCGAGGAGTTCGTGGGCGTGGGCATCGTCATCGAGGACCGCGGCGGCCAGACCGTGATCACCGAGGTGCTCGAGCACTCGCCGGCCAGCGAGGCCGGCCTGCGGGCGGGCGACGTCATCGTCGCCGTGGACGGGGTCTCCGTGACAGGCCTGTCGCTGGAGCAGGTGAGCCAGCTGATCCGCGGGGCGGAGGGCACGCAGGTCGTCCTGACCATCCGCCGCAGCGCTGAGGAGCCGGCGCTGGCGTTCACCGTCACACGCCGTCGCATCCAACAGCGCATCGTGAGCTACCGTCTGCTGCCCTCGGGTGTGGGGTACCTGCGGCTCACGCAGTTCACCCAGACCGCCAGCGACCAGGTCGCCGCCGCGCTGCGGGCCCTGCTCCAGGAGGGCGTCCGCGGCATCGTCCTCGACCTGCGCGGCAACCCGGGCGGCCTGCTCGACGTCTCAGTGAACGTCGCCAGCCACTTCCTCGACCGCGGCGTCGTCGTGACCCTGGACAGCGGCCGCGGCCAGCAGACGCCCTACCTGGTGCGGCCCCGCGAGCCCAAGTACGGCGGCCCCCTGGTGGTGCTCGTCGACCGCGGCAGCGCCAGCGCGTCGGAAGTCGTCGCGGGCGCCCTGCAGGACGCGGGGGTGAAGCTGGTGGGCACGCGGACCTACGGGAAGGCCACGGTCCAGGCGGTCTACCGGTTTCGCGACGGCAGCGGGCTGCGCCTGACGATCTCGCGCTACCTGACCCCGGCGGGCCGCGACATCGAAGGGCAGGGCCTGCTCCCCGACGTCGAGCTGGCCGGCAGCGGCGCGCCCATCGGGAGCGCCGACGACGTGCAGCTGCACCGGGCCGTGGCCCTGGTGCAGCAGGCCGCGAGCGAGCCCTCGCGCTTCGCGGTGCCCCAGTCGCGCCGGGCGCCCGCCCTCGAGGAGCCCGCCGTGGCGGTGGGCCTCTAG
- a CDS encoding glycosidase, with product MAVQTRLRPHDLFRRHPANPILTAAQWPYPAHAVFNAGATRLPDGTTLLLCRVEDHSGRSHLCAARSRNGVDGWEIDPTPTLLPDPERYPEELWGIEDPRITFVPELGKYAVAYTSYSRGGPGVSLALTADFCTFERCGVIMPPEDKNAALLPRRIDGHWALIHRPMTALGSHIWISYSPDLRHWGRHRLILEARRGGWWDANKIGLACPPIETPQGWLMLYHGVRQTASGAIYRLGLALFDLAQPERCLLRSPQWVFGPEAPYERFGDVGNVVFPCGYTLDPDGDGLNLYYGGADTCVALARSSVRMLLDWLLAHGTPPQAGPMFDGTSGTTEAN from the coding sequence ATGGCCGTTCAGACGCGCCTTCGACCCCACGATCTCTTCCGCCGCCATCCGGCCAACCCGATCCTCACGGCGGCGCAGTGGCCGTACCCGGCCCACGCCGTGTTCAACGCGGGTGCCACGCGCCTGCCGGACGGGACCACGCTGCTGCTGTGTCGGGTCGAGGACCACAGCGGCCGGTCGCACCTGTGCGCCGCGCGGTCGCGCAACGGCGTGGACGGGTGGGAGATCGACCCGACCCCGACCCTGCTGCCCGACCCCGAGCGGTATCCGGAAGAGCTGTGGGGCATCGAGGACCCCCGGATCACGTTCGTGCCCGAGCTCGGCAAGTACGCGGTCGCCTACACGTCGTACTCCCGTGGCGGCCCCGGCGTCTCGCTGGCGCTCACCGCCGACTTCTGCACCTTCGAGCGCTGCGGGGTGATCATGCCGCCCGAGGACAAGAACGCGGCGCTGCTGCCGCGGCGGATCGACGGGCACTGGGCGCTGATCCACCGCCCGATGACCGCCCTGGGCTCGCACATCTGGATCTCGTACTCGCCTGACCTGCGCCACTGGGGGCGCCACCGGCTCATCCTGGAGGCGCGCCGCGGCGGGTGGTGGGACGCCAACAAGATCGGCCTGGCCTGCCCGCCCATCGAGACGCCCCAGGGCTGGCTGATGCTCTACCACGGCGTGCGCCAGACCGCCTCGGGGGCCATCTACCGGCTCGGGCTGGCGCTGTTCGACCTGGCGCAGCCCGAGCGGTGCCTGCTGCGCAGCCCGCAGTGGGTGTTCGGACCCGAGGCGCCCTACGAGCGGTTCGGCGACGTCGGCAACGTCGTCTTCCCGTGCGGGTACACCCTCGATCCCGACGGTGACGGGCTGAACCTCTACTACGGCGGCGCCGACACCTGCGTCGCCCTGGCGCGCAGCAGCGTCCGCATGTTGCTCGACTGGCTCCTGGCCCACGGCACCCCGCCCCAGGCCGGGCCGATGTTCGACGGCACCAGCGGGACCACCGAGGCCAACTGA
- a CDS encoding glycosyltransferase family 4 protein yields MRRVALLGTYLPRQCGIATFSANLCDALAQAAPGVQWVVVPVTDTPNGYVYPPEVRFEIAEGDIADYRRAADFLNSTTVDLVCLQHEYGIFGGVAGSHVLALLRELRMPVVVTLHTVLRDPDAAQRRVLEELAARADRLVVMTRRGARFLRERYGVPAERIEIIPHGIPDVPFVDPNFYKDQFGVEGRRVLLTFGLLSPNKGIEYAIEALPAILARHPDVVYVVLGATHPHVLRRDGESYRLELVRRAQALGVDGHVLFHNRFVTEQELLEWIGAADVYLTPYRTVEQITSGTLAYAVGAGKAVVSTPYWHAEELLADGRGVLVPFGDPDAIARAVITLLDNAAKRHAMRKRAYLFGREMIWPVVARRYLGLFEQVRAERMRAPRAFVVKTADARPAELPPLRLDHLERMTDDVGILQHAVFTVPNRHEGYTTDDNARALAAAVFLESLGGQPAAVAARLAPRYLAFLWHAFDPGTGRFRNVLGYDRRWHDEVGSEDCYGRALWALGLVLSRSVDAGLRGAAGRLFEHALPAATACTSPRAWAMVALGAVEYLRRFSGDRLARTIVEEMTARLLEAYRTHRADDWRWFEDVVAYGNATLPHALVTAGSVLGRPEVTAVGLEALDWLLEIQRAPDGHFVPIGSHGFYRRGGERARFDQQPVEAQTAVAACLAAFRATGDARWQRHAQRIFEWFLGRNDLGLPVYDPATGGCRDGLHPDRANQNQGAESTLAFLLARLELQLAEHVVDHAEGVAAAPAVA; encoded by the coding sequence ATGCGGCGTGTGGCCCTGCTGGGGACGTACCTGCCGCGCCAGTGCGGCATCGCGACGTTCTCGGCCAACCTGTGCGACGCCCTGGCGCAGGCCGCGCCGGGGGTGCAGTGGGTCGTCGTCCCGGTCACCGACACCCCCAACGGCTACGTCTACCCGCCCGAGGTGCGGTTCGAGATCGCCGAGGGCGACATCGCCGACTACCGGCGCGCAGCCGACTTCCTCAACAGCACCACCGTCGACCTCGTCTGCCTCCAGCACGAGTACGGCATCTTCGGCGGGGTGGCCGGCAGCCACGTGCTGGCCCTGCTGCGCGAATTGCGCATGCCGGTGGTCGTCACGCTCCACACCGTGCTGCGCGACCCCGATGCCGCCCAGCGGCGCGTCCTGGAGGAACTGGCCGCCCGCGCCGATCGGCTGGTGGTCATGACCCGACGCGGCGCGCGGTTCCTGCGGGAGCGCTACGGCGTGCCCGCGGAGCGCATCGAGATCATCCCCCACGGGATCCCCGACGTGCCGTTCGTCGACCCCAACTTCTACAAGGACCAGTTCGGGGTCGAAGGGCGACGGGTGTTGCTGACGTTCGGGCTGCTCTCGCCCAACAAGGGCATCGAGTACGCCATCGAAGCGTTGCCGGCCATCCTCGCGCGCCATCCGGACGTGGTGTACGTGGTGCTGGGCGCGACCCACCCCCACGTGCTGCGCCGTGATGGCGAGTCGTACCGGCTGGAGCTGGTGCGGCGGGCGCAGGCGCTCGGCGTCGACGGTCACGTGCTGTTCCACAACCGGTTCGTGACCGAGCAGGAGCTCCTGGAGTGGATCGGCGCCGCCGACGTCTACCTCACGCCCTACCGGACCGTCGAGCAGATCACCTCGGGCACGCTGGCCTACGCCGTAGGCGCCGGGAAGGCCGTGGTGTCCACGCCCTACTGGCACGCCGAGGAGCTCCTGGCCGACGGCCGGGGAGTCCTGGTGCCGTTTGGCGACCCGGACGCCATCGCCCGGGCCGTGATCACGCTGCTGGACAATGCGGCGAAACGGCACGCCATGCGCAAGCGGGCCTACCTGTTCGGGCGCGAGATGATCTGGCCGGTGGTGGCCCGCCGCTACCTCGGGCTGTTCGAGCAGGTCCGGGCCGAGCGCATGCGGGCGCCGCGGGCGTTCGTCGTCAAGACTGCCGACGCGCGGCCCGCGGAGCTGCCGCCGCTGCGCCTGGACCACCTGGAGCGCATGACCGACGACGTCGGGATCCTCCAGCACGCCGTCTTCACGGTGCCCAACCGGCACGAGGGCTACACCACCGACGACAACGCGCGGGCGCTGGCGGCGGCCGTCTTCCTGGAGTCGCTGGGCGGCCAGCCCGCCGCCGTCGCCGCGCGCCTGGCGCCCCGCTACCTGGCCTTCCTCTGGCACGCCTTCGACCCGGGCACCGGACGCTTCCGCAACGTCCTGGGCTACGACCGGCGCTGGCACGACGAGGTGGGGTCGGAAGACTGCTACGGCAGGGCGCTGTGGGCGCTGGGGCTGGTATTGAGCCGTTCGGTCGACGCGGGGCTGCGGGGCGCAGCGGGCCGGCTCTTCGAGCACGCGCTGCCCGCGGCCACGGCGTGCACGAGCCCACGGGCCTGGGCCATGGTCGCGCTGGGCGCGGTGGAGTACCTGCGGCGCTTTAGCGGCGACCGGCTGGCCCGCACCATCGTGGAGGAGATGACCGCACGTCTCCTGGAGGCGTATCGCACCCATCGGGCCGACGACTGGCGCTGGTTCGAGGACGTGGTCGCCTACGGGAACGCCACGCTGCCCCACGCGCTGGTCACGGCGGGGAGCGTGCTGGGCCGGCCGGAGGTCACCGCCGTCGGGCTGGAGGCGCTGGACTGGCTGCTCGAGATCCAGCGGGCGCCCGACGGCCACTTCGTGCCGATCGGATCGCACGGGTTCTACCGGCGGGGCGGCGAGCGGGCCCGGTTCGACCAGCAGCCGGTCGAGGCCCAGACCGCGGTGGCTGCCTGCCTGGCGGCGTTCCGGGCCACGGGCGATGCCCGGTGGCAGCGCCACGCCCAGCGCATCTTCGAGTGGTTCCTGGGGCGCAACGATCTCGGCCTGCCGGTGTACGACCCCGCCACGGGCGGGTGCCGTGACGGCCTGCATCCGGATCGCGCCAACCAGAACCAGGGCGCCGAGTCGACCCTGGCCTTCCTGCTGGCGCGGCTGGAGCTGCAGCTGGCCGAGCACGTGGTGGACCACGCCGAGGGCGTGGCAGCGGCGCCGGCGGTGGCGTGA
- a CDS encoding 4-hydroxyphenylacetate 3-hydroxylase N-terminal domain-containing protein: MALRTPEAYLAGLRDGREVYYRGERVLDVTAHPVLGRGARHVAVDFRLATDPAHRDLALARDPDTGQPISRYFLIPRTSADLLARRQLIETVTREARTVVPLVKEIGTDALFALMVVAAEWEEAAPYAARIRAFYERCRDGDLTMAVAQTDVKGDRSLRPHQQPNPDTYVRVVDQRPDGIVVRGAKAHTTNAVLADEIIVLPTRALGPEDRAWAVAFAVPAATPGLRFIASPRGYGATSAFDNPISAQTAMVESLTVFDDVFVPADRVFLNGEYRAAGALAKTFVEFHRFTAVAYKPPLLELLVGAAALLAEYNGIERAAHVRDKLAALVMYLETVRGLTKAAALDCRLRGGIAVPDVVATNAAKYYFAAHYHAMVKLVQDIAGGLVVTGPAEADWHHPQTRRDLEAYLAGSLRATAEQRLRALNLVRDVTASDFGGYLEVLAIHAEGSLEAQKLTVLMDADLAPYKAYARRLAGIG, from the coding sequence ATGGCGCTGCGCACACCCGAGGCATACCTGGCAGGACTGCGGGACGGGCGCGAGGTCTACTACCGGGGCGAGCGGGTCCTCGACGTCACCGCGCACCCGGTGCTGGGCCGCGGGGCGCGGCACGTGGCGGTCGACTTCCGCCTGGCCACGGACCCCGCACACCGCGACCTGGCCCTTGCGCGCGACCCCGACACCGGACAGCCGATCAGCCGCTACTTCCTGATCCCGCGCACGTCGGCCGACCTGCTGGCGCGCCGCCAGCTGATCGAGACCGTCACCCGCGAGGCCCGGACCGTGGTGCCGCTGGTGAAGGAGATCGGCACCGATGCGCTGTTCGCCCTCATGGTGGTCGCCGCCGAGTGGGAGGAGGCGGCACCCTACGCCGCTCGCATCCGGGCGTTCTACGAACGCTGCCGCGACGGCGACCTCACCATGGCCGTGGCCCAGACCGACGTCAAGGGTGACCGCAGCCTGCGCCCGCACCAGCAGCCCAACCCCGACACCTACGTGCGCGTGGTGGACCAGCGGCCCGATGGCATCGTCGTGCGCGGGGCCAAGGCCCACACGACCAACGCGGTCCTGGCCGACGAGATCATCGTGCTGCCCACGCGCGCCCTGGGCCCCGAGGACCGGGCCTGGGCGGTGGCGTTCGCCGTGCCCGCCGCGACCCCCGGCCTGCGGTTCATCGCAAGCCCGCGGGGCTACGGCGCCACCAGCGCGTTCGACAACCCCATCAGCGCGCAGACCGCGATGGTCGAGTCGCTGACGGTCTTCGACGACGTCTTCGTGCCGGCCGATCGGGTCTTCCTCAACGGCGAGTACCGGGCCGCGGGCGCCCTGGCCAAGACCTTCGTCGAGTTCCATCGCTTCACGGCCGTGGCGTACAAGCCGCCGCTGCTGGAGCTGCTGGTGGGCGCCGCGGCGCTGCTGGCCGAGTACAACGGCATCGAGCGCGCCGCGCACGTGCGCGACAAGCTGGCCGCCCTGGTGATGTACCTGGAGACCGTGCGCGGCCTCACCAAGGCCGCCGCCCTGGACTGCCGCCTGCGGGGGGGCATCGCGGTGCCCGACGTGGTTGCCACCAACGCCGCCAAGTACTACTTCGCCGCCCACTACCACGCGATGGTGAAGCTCGTGCAGGACATCGCGGGCGGGCTGGTGGTGACCGGGCCCGCGGAGGCCGACTGGCACCACCCCCAGACGCGCCGGGACCTGGAGGCCTACCTGGCCGGGAGCCTGCGTGCCACGGCCGAGCAGCGCCTGCGGGCGCTGAACCTCGTCCGCGACGTGACCGCCTCGGACTTCGGCGGCTACCTCGAGGTGCTCGCGATCCACGCCGAGGGCTCGCTGGAGGCCCAGAAGCTCACGGTGCTGATGGACGCGGACCTCGCACCCTACAAGGCCTACGCCCGCCGCCTGGCCGGCATCGGTTGA